The Dioscorea cayenensis subsp. rotundata cultivar TDr96_F1 chromosome 7, TDr96_F1_v2_PseudoChromosome.rev07_lg8_w22 25.fasta, whole genome shotgun sequence genome includes a region encoding these proteins:
- the LOC120265086 gene encoding uncharacterized protein LOC120265086, with the protein MSEGGEVGEHVLKMIPMIERLEALDFSMDLNLQIDLILQSLPDSFSQFIINFNINEIECTLAGLRNKLVSTQSQMKTKGKDVVALTIYTSRPSKPKKKKVWLLWFIRVRAPSKRATISIVMRPVIGSGIVHNSEQMAL; encoded by the coding sequence ATGAGTGAGGGTGGAGAAGTTGGAGAGCATGTCCTCAAGATGATCCCTATGATTGAGAGGTTGGAagctcttgacttttccatggaCCTCAACCTTCAGATTGATCTCATCTTGCAGTCTCTTCCTGACTCCTTCTCtcagtttattattaattttaacataaatgaGATTGAGTGCACACTGGCTGGTCTTCGTAACAAGCTAGTAAGTACTCAGTCTCAAATGAAGACTAAAGGGAAGGATGTTGTTGCTTTGACTATCTATACTTCTAGGCCCTCAAAGcctaagaagaaaaaggtgtgGCTCCTGTGGTTTATACGAGTGAGAGCTCCAAGCAAGCGAGCAACTATTTCTATTGTGATGAGGCCGGTCATTGGAAGTGGGATTGTCCACAACTCAGAGCAGATGGCGCTATAG